A portion of the Bacillota bacterium genome contains these proteins:
- a CDS encoding carbohydrate ABC transporter permease, giving the protein MQARTRRRHRFITHLLAHIALFSLGILFLLPFVWMLSTSLKSDAEIFTRVPVWIPKRLIWSNYAMAFSYVPFALYFANTLIICAFAVLGTILSCPLVAYSFSRISWPGRDFFFIVMLSTLMLPYHVTLIPIFIVFRNLGWINTFKPLTVPYFFGSPFYIFLVRQFFLTIPRELSDAAKIDGCSELGIYSRIILPLSKPILATISLFTFVGQWQDFLGPLIFLNDAQKYTLAIGLYAFRTQHGAEWAAMMAAATVMVMPMIIVFFFTQRTFIQAITLTGLKE; this is encoded by the coding sequence ATGCAGGCTAGGACAAGAAGAAGGCATCGTTTTATAACTCATTTACTGGCACACATCGCCCTCTTTTCGTTAGGAATACTCTTTCTACTCCCGTTTGTTTGGATGTTGAGCACTTCTCTAAAATCTGATGCAGAGATCTTCACGAGGGTTCCGGTTTGGATCCCGAAGCGCCTCATATGGTCAAATTACGCTATGGCCTTCAGCTACGTCCCATTCGCCCTCTACTTTGCGAACACCCTCATAATATGCGCATTTGCAGTTCTCGGGACAATTTTGTCTTGCCCCCTTGTGGCATATAGTTTTTCCAGGATCTCCTGGCCGGGACGCGACTTTTTCTTCATTGTGATGTTAAGTACATTGATGCTCCCATACCATGTAACCCTAATTCCGATATTTATAGTATTTCGAAATCTTGGGTGGATCAATACTTTCAAGCCTCTTACGGTACCCTATTTTTTCGGGAGTCCATTCTATATATTTCTCGTGCGCCAGTTTTTTTTGACGATACCTCGAGAGCTATCTGATGCAGCCAAGATCGACGGTTGCTCCGAACTTGGTATCTATTCACGGATAATACTCCCCTTGTCCAAGCCGATACTCGCCACTATATCGTTATTTACCTTCGTCGGGCAATGGCAGGATTTCCTGGGGCCCTTGATCTTCCTTAACGATGCTCAGAAATATACCCTGGCCATAGGTCTTTATGCATTTCGTACCCAACATGGCGCTGAGTGGGCAGCTATGATGGCCGCGGCCACCGTGATGGTGATGCCTATGATTATCGTATTCTTCTTCACTCAGCGGACATTCATACAGGCGATAACCCTTACTGGTCTGAAGGAGTGA
- a CDS encoding sugar ABC transporter permease, with translation MRRITVRNTVNGILFAMPWFIGFFAFVAYPIAASLYYGFTEYDALNLPSFVGFRNYIELFKRDTLFWKALSNTLFYTVFAVPIHIIVGLALALLLNLRVKGMEVYRTIYYLPTLVPAVASSVLWLWILNPQYGLVNFLLRKLGLPGPGWLADPVWAKPALILMSGWGAGSAVIIYLAGLQDIPVQLYEAAELDGATSSQKTFYITLPMLTPTIFFNLVMGLIGSFQYFTQAYVMTQGGPVNSTLFYCLYLYNNAFVYFKMGYASAMAWILFLIILAASSLVFRTSSGWVYYAAGR, from the coding sequence ATGAGGCGGATAACAGTCCGGAATACAGTGAACGGGATTTTATTTGCCATGCCCTGGTTTATAGGCTTTTTTGCCTTCGTGGCATATCCAATAGCGGCTTCCCTTTATTACGGTTTCACTGAATACGACGCTTTGAATTTGCCTTCGTTTGTGGGATTCCGGAACTACATTGAGCTTTTCAAAAGGGATACCCTTTTTTGGAAGGCATTAAGTAATACCCTTTTCTATACCGTATTTGCCGTGCCCATTCATATAATAGTGGGGCTTGCCCTGGCATTGCTGCTGAATCTCAGGGTAAAAGGCATGGAAGTATACAGGACCATATATTATTTGCCGACTTTGGTTCCAGCCGTGGCATCTTCTGTACTCTGGCTTTGGATTCTGAACCCGCAATATGGACTCGTCAATTTCCTATTGCGAAAGCTAGGCCTTCCCGGGCCAGGATGGTTGGCTGATCCAGTCTGGGCCAAACCCGCCTTGATTCTGATGAGTGGATGGGGCGCAGGCAGTGCGGTGATTATATATCTTGCTGGCCTTCAGGATATCCCGGTGCAACTCTACGAGGCGGCTGAATTGGACGGTGCTACCAGTAGTCAAAAGACATTTTATATTACATTGCCAATGTTGACGCCGACGATCTTCTTCAACCTTGTAATGGGCCTCATAGGTTCCTTTCAATATTTCACCCAGGCCTACGTTATGACCCAGGGAGGTCCTGTGAATTCAACACTGTTTTACTGCTTGTATCTTTACAATAATGCATTTGTATACTTTAAGATGGGCTACGCGTCGGCCATGGCATGGATATTGTTCTTGATAATCCTGGCGGCAAGCAGCCTGGTTTTCAGGACATCTTCCGGCTGGGTTTACTATGCCGCGGGGCGTTGA
- a CDS encoding ABC transporter substrate-binding protein, producing MKRLTFAIVLLATFLLSISASSLAARRVTLTVWQPWGGDLNERVQKVANDFMKFNPNIEVKVIFTPNLRDKLLTAIAARTVPDLTYVHGTLWACELASRGVLLPLDDYLREEGLSGDDFHPMAWRQATWEGHVYSLPGGFDPNYGFFWNKDLFKECGLDPERPPKTIPELDESMAKITKYDSAGNIVRLGMVPNAGGLHYISFVFGAKLYDEANRKFTLDHPKAIEALEWIAQNAKKYNITKIGAFNQSYGGQQQNPFYTGALAMYPGGWWELDYLKRFAPNVRYGCTTFPIPVGGKLEDAYYVESWGYAIPKGCKHPKEAFKFLKYLCADLDVTVDISKVLLNFPALKKGIERFAVEGSDNPYHQVFVKIARSARNCLPPTPVTTLMYDEMGRACDFAMYGQKTPQQALRDANKAVQEQLDKVLSRKK from the coding sequence ATGAAAAGGTTAACTTTTGCCATAGTATTGCTGGCCACCTTCTTGCTTTCGATTTCGGCCAGTTCCCTTGCCGCCCGAAGGGTCACGCTTACAGTGTGGCAGCCGTGGGGTGGGGACCTGAATGAACGGGTGCAGAAGGTCGCGAACGATTTCATGAAATTCAACCCCAATATTGAGGTGAAGGTGATCTTTACACCCAACTTGAGAGATAAGCTCCTCACGGCGATAGCGGCTCGAACCGTCCCGGATTTGACCTACGTGCACGGGACTTTATGGGCTTGTGAGCTAGCTTCGCGGGGCGTGCTTCTTCCACTTGATGATTATCTTAGGGAGGAGGGGCTTAGCGGAGATGATTTCCACCCCATGGCATGGCGGCAGGCAACGTGGGAAGGGCACGTCTATTCGCTACCGGGTGGGTTCGACCCTAATTATGGGTTTTTCTGGAACAAGGATCTTTTTAAGGAATGTGGTTTAGATCCTGAGCGTCCGCCCAAGACGATACCGGAACTTGATGAGAGTATGGCAAAGATCACGAAATATGATTCCGCTGGAAACATTGTTAGGCTTGGTATGGTTCCAAACGCTGGGGGATTGCACTATATAAGTTTCGTGTTTGGGGCAAAGCTCTATGACGAGGCTAACAGGAAATTTACCCTTGATCACCCGAAAGCAATAGAAGCCCTTGAGTGGATTGCACAGAATGCTAAGAAATATAACATTACTAAGATTGGAGCATTTAACCAGAGCTACGGAGGACAACAACAGAACCCATTTTATACAGGTGCTCTCGCAATGTATCCTGGAGGTTGGTGGGAGCTAGACTATCTTAAGCGTTTCGCCCCCAATGTGCGGTATGGGTGCACGACTTTTCCGATACCAGTGGGTGGGAAATTAGAGGATGCATATTATGTGGAAAGCTGGGGCTATGCCATTCCTAAGGGATGCAAGCATCCTAAAGAAGCCTTCAAATTTCTAAAATATTTGTGTGCTGATCTGGATGTTACGGTGGATATCTCGAAAGTACTTCTAAATTTCCCGGCTTTGAAGAAGGGGATTGAGCGGTTTGCAGTAGAGGGTTCAGACAATCCTTATCACCAGGTTTTCGTGAAAATAGCCAGATCGGCCAGAAATTGTCTTCCACCTACTCCGGTGACCACTCTTATGTATGATGAAATGGGACGCGCATGTGACTTTGCAATGTATGGCCAGAAGACCCCTCAACAGGCGCTGCGTGACGCAAACAAGGCTGTCCAGGAGCAGCTTGATAAAGTATTATCCAGGAAGAAGTAA
- the ald gene encoding alanine dehydrogenase — protein sequence MIVGVPKEIKEYEYRVALAPSGAEALMEAGHEVLIEKGAGLGSGIEDKQYEAVGAKIVPDRRELFQRAEMIVKIKEPLPEEYDLFREGQLVFTYFHFAADRALLEAMLEKKIIGIAYETVRENGSLPLLTPMSEVAGRMSVHEAAKCLESPSKGAGVLLAGVPGVAPANVVVLGGGSVGANAARLAAGLGANVFLLDVNLQRLRYLDEVMPENVTTLFSNKQAIGEILRIADVVIGAVLLPGRRAPKLITRDMLDLMKPGSVIIDVCIDQGGCAETSRPTTHGNPTYVEAGVVHYCVTNMPGAVGRTSTYALTNATFPYVLELANKGFEQAISENKALREGVNVYRGKVIHPGVAESFGLEVGKLIN from the coding sequence ATGATAGTAGGTGTTCCCAAGGAGATCAAGGAATACGAATACAGGGTGGCTTTGGCCCCTTCGGGGGCCGAAGCCCTGATGGAAGCCGGGCACGAAGTGCTCATAGAGAAAGGCGCTGGGCTTGGAAGTGGCATAGAGGACAAGCAATATGAGGCTGTGGGCGCGAAGATCGTCCCGGACAGAAGGGAACTCTTTCAGCGCGCCGAGATGATCGTCAAAATCAAGGAGCCTCTTCCTGAGGAGTATGATCTCTTCCGTGAGGGCCAGCTGGTTTTTACCTATTTCCATTTCGCCGCAGATAGGGCGCTTCTCGAGGCCATGCTGGAAAAGAAGATAATCGGGATAGCCTATGAAACCGTCAGGGAGAATGGTTCGCTTCCTCTTCTTACGCCTATGAGCGAGGTGGCCGGCAGGATGAGCGTCCATGAGGCCGCCAAATGCCTGGAGAGCCCTTCAAAGGGAGCCGGGGTGCTTCTCGCGGGAGTGCCCGGAGTGGCTCCTGCGAATGTGGTAGTCCTTGGCGGAGGGAGCGTTGGGGCCAATGCGGCAAGGCTCGCAGCAGGCTTGGGGGCAAATGTCTTCCTCCTTGATGTGAACCTCCAAAGGTTGAGATATCTCGATGAGGTCATGCCGGAGAACGTAACAACCCTTTTTTCGAACAAGCAAGCCATAGGGGAAATACTCAGAATTGCAGATGTGGTCATAGGCGCGGTGCTCCTACCGGGCAGGAGGGCTCCAAAACTCATAACCAGGGACATGCTTGACCTGATGAAGCCCGGGTCCGTGATCATCGATGTCTGTATAGACCAGGGAGGTTGCGCGGAGACTTCAAGACCCACGACCCACGGCAACCCTACCTATGTGGAGGCCGGGGTGGTGCATTATTGCGTCACGAACATGCCGGGCGCAGTCGGCCGCACATCGACCTATGCCCTCACCAATGCCACGTTCCCATATGTGCTTGAACTCGCGAATAAGGGGTTCGAGCAGGCCATCTCCGAAAACAAGGCTCTAAGAGAGGGCGTGAATGTGTACCGCGGTAAGGTTATCCATCCTGGAGTGGCGGAGAGCTTTGGGTTGGAGGTAGGGAAGCTGATCAACTGA
- a CDS encoding DegT/DnrJ/EryC1/StrS family aminotransferase yields the protein MAKAVAQKVEGSYGGSYSAGLGNVALRVPYLSVGSPYGLEEAEALLQAIQGESLTMGKFVSEFQKAFADYIGAKHAVFVANCTSAMEMAADAIGISEGDEVIVPAITFVATALPALQRKAKVVFADLEYDTMNIDPNSIAEKVTSKTKAIYVVHHCGLPVDMDAVNAIAKPKGIYVVEDCAHVPGAEYKGRKCGTLGDIGAFSFHTIKNMTTLGEGGMFTTDNDEWAEDAKLHRFVGMREYTNQKRYWIPYHYDILGVRHGLAIPSNSSVTEAQAAVGLVQLRKLDKMNERRRKIAEYWNREFSEIEELGTPPEPLGRKHVYHLYNLYYKKPEKKNEFMGLLLDKYGIQTMIHYIPVYWLTLFKEMGYEKGLCPVAERIYAEKLDLPIYPQLTDEQVEYVAQSVKEAVKELR from the coding sequence TTGGCCAAAGCAGTGGCGCAAAAGGTGGAAGGGAGTTATGGAGGTAGTTATTCGGCGGGCCTCGGTAATGTGGCGCTTAGGGTGCCTTACCTCTCCGTAGGGAGTCCATACGGGCTTGAGGAGGCAGAAGCCCTTTTGCAGGCAATTCAAGGTGAATCCCTGACTATGGGGAAATTCGTAAGTGAGTTTCAAAAGGCCTTCGCTGACTATATAGGCGCGAAACATGCCGTTTTTGTGGCGAACTGCACAAGTGCGATGGAAATGGCCGCCGATGCCATTGGCATCAGTGAGGGGGATGAAGTGATAGTTCCAGCTATCACTTTTGTGGCGACAGCCTTGCCAGCGCTTCAGAGGAAGGCCAAGGTCGTATTTGCGGATCTCGAATATGATACGATGAACATTGATCCCAATTCAATAGCGGAGAAGGTCACATCTAAGACAAAGGCGATCTATGTGGTGCACCACTGTGGGCTTCCCGTGGACATGGATGCCGTGAACGCCATTGCAAAACCCAAGGGCATCTATGTAGTAGAAGACTGCGCGCATGTCCCAGGGGCTGAGTATAAAGGCAGGAAGTGCGGGACCCTTGGAGATATTGGCGCTTTTAGCTTTCACACAATAAAAAACATGACGACCTTAGGCGAAGGCGGGATGTTCACTACAGACAACGATGAGTGGGCAGAAGACGCAAAGCTTCACCGGTTTGTGGGAATGAGGGAATATACTAATCAAAAGCGATATTGGATCCCTTATCACTACGATATACTGGGCGTAAGGCATGGCTTAGCCATACCTTCCAATTCATCTGTTACAGAGGCGCAGGCTGCGGTGGGATTGGTGCAGCTTAGAAAACTTGACAAGATGAATGAGCGGAGGAGGAAGATCGCTGAGTATTGGAATAGGGAGTTTTCAGAAATTGAAGAACTTGGCACTCCGCCCGAACCCTTGGGGAGAAAACATGTCTATCATCTTTACAACCTTTACTACAAGAAGCCCGAGAAGAAGAACGAATTCATGGGGCTCCTCCTGGATAAGTATGGCATCCAGACTATGATACACTACATACCAGTCTATTGGCTTACCCTATTCAAGGAGATGGGGTATGAGAAGGGACTCTGCCCGGTGGCGGAGAGAATTTATGCTGAGAAACTGGATCTTCCCATATACCCGCAGCTTACAGATGAGCAAGTCGAATATGTTGCGCAATCGGTGAAGGAAGCGGTAAAGGAGCTGCGGTGA
- a CDS encoding helix-turn-helix domain-containing protein, whose translation MGNSPINVDFADVINIKALVQFQRIFYQLTGLPVSVCNSDFESITFYPRAHRSQLCRLVQASPEGLGRCRDSDRRAVGKAIEKNRPHIYRCHAGLVNVAIPLIVEGDHVGNILTGQVLTEPPKSDAVDRFRDNLKGLRFNAAMLESAIGGLMIVPESKLRLASQLLSLLATYIMDTEILALVYKKKASEILGLSPPDGLAERLKRSEPFGARVGSARVGSNSHEEIIRQTERFIEENLKERITLADVARVVGLCPTYFARVFGEKMGVSFHLYLTQRRMQRAADLLKDSSLSIGEIAYNVGYPDQNHFSQVFKKMIGMSPSNYRKQLRDRALERS comes from the coding sequence ATGGGCAACTCCCCTATCAACGTAGACTTTGCTGATGTCATTAATATCAAGGCCCTAGTTCAGTTTCAGAGGATCTTCTACCAATTGACTGGACTCCCAGTCTCGGTCTGTAATTCTGATTTTGAGTCCATTACTTTCTATCCGAGGGCGCATAGGAGTCAGCTTTGTAGGCTTGTGCAAGCATCCCCGGAAGGGCTCGGGCGATGCCGTGATTCGGACCGGAGGGCCGTAGGGAAAGCCATAGAGAAGAATAGGCCTCATATTTATCGTTGCCATGCTGGACTAGTCAATGTTGCGATCCCGCTTATAGTAGAAGGAGACCATGTTGGAAATATCCTTACGGGACAGGTGCTTACTGAACCACCCAAATCTGATGCCGTAGATAGATTTAGGGATAATCTGAAGGGATTACGCTTTAATGCAGCTATGCTAGAGTCTGCCATAGGAGGTCTCATGATCGTACCAGAGTCTAAACTCAGGCTTGCATCGCAGCTTCTTTCCCTTCTCGCCACCTATATCATGGATACAGAAATCCTGGCTCTTGTCTATAAAAAGAAAGCTTCGGAGATATTAGGCCTTAGTCCTCCGGATGGCCTTGCCGAAAGATTGAAGCGATCGGAACCTTTTGGTGCAAGAGTTGGTTCGGCAAGGGTCGGGAGTAACTCCCACGAAGAGATTATAAGACAAACTGAGAGATTCATTGAGGAGAATCTCAAAGAAAGGATAACCCTTGCAGATGTAGCTAGAGTTGTGGGTTTATGCCCTACCTATTTCGCCCGCGTATTTGGGGAGAAGATGGGGGTAAGCTTTCATCTTTATCTTACCCAGCGTCGCATGCAACGCGCGGCCGATCTCCTGAAAGATTCCTCTCTCTCTATTGGTGAAATAGCCTACAATGTGGGCTATCCCGACCAGAATCATTTTAGTCAGGTCTTCAAGAAGATGATAGGCATGTCTCCCTCCAATTACCGTAAGCAACTGAGAGATCGGGCTCTTGAAAGATCATAA
- a CDS encoding PIG-L family deacetylase: MEAENIKERLSILAIGAHPDDVEVLCGGTLAKYAKQGHKITICHALNGDLGHFYIPRPELARIRAEEARRAGALIGAEVISLDISDLDIYPDRETRLKVTDVIRRSKPDIIITHSPDDYMPDHTTTAQLVFEASFTATLPQLKTEHEFHPNVTPVYYMDTLAGVNFLPQEYVDITDVIEIKKQMLAQHESQLTWMRDHDHIDFMDFMLTQSKFRGLQCGVAYAEGFRKMEVWPRIPVKRFLP, from the coding sequence ATGGAAGCGGAGAACATCAAAGAGAGACTGAGCATACTTGCGATTGGCGCTCACCCAGATGATGTTGAGGTATTATGCGGTGGGACCCTTGCAAAATACGCGAAGCAGGGTCATAAGATTACCATATGCCATGCGCTTAATGGCGATCTTGGCCATTTCTACATCCCTCGGCCTGAGCTAGCCAGGATAAGGGCAGAGGAGGCCCGGCGGGCGGGTGCGCTGATTGGGGCGGAGGTTATCTCGCTGGACATATCCGACCTTGATATATACCCTGACAGGGAGACGCGGCTCAAGGTCACGGATGTCATCCGGAGGTCTAAACCCGACATCATAATCACCCATTCGCCTGATGATTATATGCCAGATCACACCACAACAGCCCAACTTGTATTTGAGGCAAGTTTTACAGCTACATTGCCCCAGCTCAAGACAGAGCATGAATTCCATCCTAATGTGACCCCTGTCTACTACATGGATACCCTTGCAGGGGTCAATTTCCTGCCCCAAGAATATGTAGATATCACTGATGTAATTGAAATCAAGAAACAGATGCTAGCCCAGCATGAAAGCCAGCTTACATGGATGCGCGACCACGACCACATAGACTTCATGGATTTCATGCTTACCCAAAGTAAATTCAGGGGGCTTCAGTGCGGGGTGGCTTATGCTGAGGGATTCAGGAAAATGGAGGTGTGGCCCAGGATCCCTGTGAAGAGATTCCTCCCATAG
- a CDS encoding DegT/DnrJ/EryC1/StrS family aminotransferase — protein MWPQFSEETIKAATEPLITGKVNYWTGKYGMEFEQKFAEWNGAKYGIGTSSGTSALHTALAALGIGPGDEVITTSYTFIASSFCICQAGAIPVFADVQRKDHTISPESIESKITDRTRGILLVHLYGNVCEMDPIMEIARKHKLYVIEDCAQAHGAMYKGKKVGTIGDVGCFSFCQSKTFTTGGEGGCVITNNEDLAWECRSFRDHGYDVKTRMNLLELEEALPYIHNRVGFNYRMTEIQSLIGLKEMERLDSWNLKNRRRNGEFLIAALKDCPQIKYLPIHNEEGKVNGFWIFPIVLDLDRLTCDKETFVNALAKEGIPVGHVLWPQSYKERAYQEHNGFGRARYPFKDPLANPESVDYSKVHCPNAAWLEERTFTVPCHPTYEERHMELIARGILKVARAFAR, from the coding sequence ATGTGGCCACAATTCTCCGAGGAGACCATTAAGGCTGCAACCGAACCCCTTATAACAGGGAAGGTCAATTATTGGACCGGAAAATACGGGATGGAATTTGAGCAGAAATTCGCCGAATGGAATGGTGCGAAATATGGGATAGGGACCTCAAGCGGGACTTCTGCGCTCCATACCGCTCTTGCCGCGCTCGGTATAGGCCCTGGGGATGAGGTAATCACAACCTCGTATACCTTCATAGCTTCGTCTTTCTGCATCTGCCAGGCCGGGGCCATCCCCGTGTTTGCGGATGTCCAGAGGAAGGACCACACCATTTCTCCCGAGTCCATAGAGTCGAAAATAACCGACAGGACTAGGGGCATACTCTTGGTGCATCTCTATGGGAACGTCTGTGAAATGGACCCGATAATGGAGATCGCTAGAAAACATAAGCTCTACGTGATCGAGGATTGTGCTCAAGCCCATGGAGCCATGTATAAGGGCAAGAAGGTTGGAACCATCGGAGATGTAGGGTGCTTCAGCTTTTGCCAGAGCAAGACCTTTACTACCGGCGGTGAAGGTGGCTGCGTCATTACCAACAACGAAGATCTGGCCTGGGAGTGCAGGTCATTTAGGGACCACGGATATGATGTGAAAACCCGTATGAACCTCCTTGAACTCGAGGAAGCCCTGCCATATATCCATAACAGAGTGGGCTTCAACTATCGGATGACCGAAATCCAGTCTCTCATCGGTCTAAAAGAGATGGAGAGGCTCGATTCGTGGAATCTTAAGAACCGGCGCAGGAATGGCGAGTTTCTGATTGCGGCTCTCAAGGACTGTCCCCAGATCAAATACTTGCCTATTCATAATGAGGAAGGTAAGGTCAATGGTTTTTGGATTTTCCCAATAGTTCTTGATCTTGACCGTCTTACCTGCGACAAAGAGACCTTTGTGAATGCGCTAGCTAAAGAAGGTATTCCCGTAGGTCACGTGCTCTGGCCGCAGAGTTACAAGGAGAGGGCATACCAGGAGCACAATGGCTTCGGGCGCGCCAGATATCCATTCAAAGACCCATTGGCAAACCCTGAGAGCGTAGATTATTCAAAAGTTCACTGTCCGAACGCTGCCTGGCTCGAGGAGCGGACCTTTACCGTCCCCTGTCATCCCACCTATGAGGAGAGGCACATGGAGCTGATTGCCCGAGGTATCCTTAAGGTGGCACGGGCTTTTGCCCGGTAG
- a CDS encoding Gfo/Idh/MocA family oxidoreductase, translated as MVVRWGVIGAGGIADRRTIPEGITKARDTKLVAVMDVDEARARAVGEKYRCEAYSREEDLLSRDDIDAVYIATPTHLHHQQALLAFNAGKHVLCEKPLALTLKEAEDMVGKAETAGLTLAVGFMMRFHAHHVRLKEMINKGELGDPVLGRAQLTCWYPDIPGAWRQVAELGGGGALMDMGSHCVDLLEMFMGRVVKVSAFNATLTHKYEVEDSSVVALQFENGAFGIVDNNFNIPDASALNVLEVYGTRGSVEARGTIGQSSLGRMIARVEKEKRGYEAAQRREDSSEEQVEVAPVNIYQAEIEDVNAAIREGHKPTNPGERGLWNLRVMLAAYQSAREGRTILL; from the coding sequence ATGGTTGTACGCTGGGGTGTTATAGGGGCAGGTGGTATAGCCGACAGGAGGACTATTCCCGAGGGCATAACGAAAGCACGGGATACCAAGCTTGTTGCAGTAATGGATGTGGACGAGGCCCGGGCAAGGGCTGTGGGTGAGAAATATAGGTGCGAAGCTTATTCTCGCGAAGAGGACCTGCTATCAAGGGACGACATAGATGCGGTTTATATAGCGACACCTACTCACCTTCATCACCAACAAGCCCTTCTGGCATTTAATGCTGGTAAACACGTCCTATGCGAAAAGCCGCTGGCACTAACCCTCAAAGAGGCAGAGGATATGGTAGGAAAGGCCGAAACCGCCGGGCTTACGCTTGCCGTGGGATTCATGATGAGGTTTCACGCCCACCATGTGAGGCTCAAGGAGATGATCAATAAGGGCGAGCTCGGAGACCCTGTTCTAGGGCGAGCGCAGCTCACGTGCTGGTACCCAGATATCCCGGGGGCCTGGCGGCAGGTAGCTGAGCTCGGCGGGGGAGGAGCCCTCATGGATATGGGGAGCCATTGCGTGGATCTTCTTGAGATGTTCATGGGCAGGGTGGTGAAGGTGAGTGCCTTTAATGCTACTCTGACTCATAAGTATGAGGTGGAAGACAGTTCCGTCGTGGCTCTTCAGTTCGAAAATGGCGCTTTCGGGATAGTAGACAACAACTTCAACATCCCTGACGCCTCGGCTCTCAATGTGCTGGAGGTCTACGGCACCCGGGGGAGCGTGGAGGCAAGGGGGACCATAGGACAGAGTTCCCTGGGGAGGATGATCGCCAGGGTCGAAAAGGAAAAACGGGGCTATGAAGCTGCTCAAAGGCGGGAGGACTCTTCCGAAGAACAGGTGGAGGTTGCGCCCGTGAACATCTACCAGGCTGAGATCGAAGATGTGAATGCCGCCATTAGGGAGGGGCACAAACCTACAAATCCAGGGGAGAGGGGACTTTGGAACCTTAGAGTCATGTTGGCTGCCTACCAGTCTGCGAGGGAAGGCCGCACGATTCTTCTCTAA